A stretch of DNA from Candidatus Binataceae bacterium:
CGCGCCGGACAACTAAAAATGCCGTCGGTGCCGTTCGCTCCCAATGCGAGCGAAGCGGCGTCGGCCGGCGGATTCGACGGGAGCGGATAAACGGCCAAGACTGACGGCGCGAGCAGCGGACCCCACAGCGTCGTAACCGCAGCCGAATAGTTGGCATTGGTCAATGGATTGCCCAGGTAGTCGTAGTCCAACGCGACGAACAGGCGATACTCGTCATGGTTGGTGCCGACGATCACCGGCACCTGATTGAATTGCCCGCTGGCAAAGGCGGCGGTGGGCGTCTGCGTGAGGATTGCGCCATCGACGAAAGGATACATCGCTGGTGAGGGCTGAACTCCGACCAGCGTCGCGGCGGGAACCGCACGCAAGCAAGCCGCCGTTTGATCACCGCATCCGACGGCCGCGGCGAAGGCAGCGCCTGACTGCACGACGGTGCTGCCGAGCGTTTCGCCTTGGGCCAATGGAATGATCGGGACGAAGTAATCGGTAAAGCTGCCGTACGATCCACTCTCCGCGATCGCCCCTCGGAACAGGCCTTTTGCCAATGGTGAGGCGAGTTGGCTGTAGACGCTCTGGCCGCCGGCGGACTCGCCGAAGATCGTTACGCGCCGCGGATTGCCGCCGAATGCGGAAATATTGCGCCTCACCCATTTGAGCGCCATCTGCTGATCGAGGAAGCCGTAGTTGCCGGCCAGATGACCTTCCGCGTCGAGCGCGGTCTGCGCAAAGAAGCCAAGCAAGCCCAGCCGATAGTTGATCGTGACAACGATGACGCTCTGCTTGACCAAGGGCGTAGGGTCGTAGTCCTCGCCACTGCCCTCGACCAATCCGCCGCCGTGAATCCAGACCATCACCGGCAAGCCGGTGCGACTGCGTCCGGTTGACGGCGGTATGTAGACGTTCAGGAACAGGCAGTTTTCGTCGCCGAATTCGACGCCGGTCGCGGCGAGTTGCGGGCAAGCGCTGCCGAACTGAAGCGTCTGCAGAATCCCCGGCCAGTTCGCTGGCGGTTGGGTCGGCTGCCAGCGTAATGTGCCGGTCGGCGCGGTCGCGTAGGGGACACCGAGAAATTCCCGGACACCGCCAACCAACGCTCCGCGCACGCGGCCGTTTTTAGTCGTAACGATGAGCGGATTGCTGATGGTCGCGTTCGCGGGTGCGCTCGTGAGCAATGCGCAGAATATCGCGGCTGAGACAAGAACCGCGCAGGCGAAGCCCATTTGAACGATCGTGTTTGCTCGTCGGTTCATCGAAGATCCCCAAAGTTACGTGTCATTGATTTAGCCGAGCTGCGGCGAGTAAGTCAGAAAGTCGCGTCTATCAGGCGGCTTAATACCATAGAAAGCCGCCAAGTCCAACGAAGCCCGTCTGAAGATCTTCAGGCGCGGCCGAGCGCCGCGAGCAGTGCGGTCCGCATCGCGCCGGGCGGCGGCGGAGTCCCGTTGAAGAGCTCGAAGGCTAACTCACCCTGCTCCGCGAGCATCCCGGCGCCGTCGAGTGCGCGGCGGCCGCGCGCCGCAGCTGATTGCAGAAATGGCGTCGGCTCGCGCGCGTAGATCAGATCGTAAAAGAGGCAATCGTCGGACGTCGCCGCGTAATCGAGCGGGATAAAGCCGCCGCCCTGGAGTCCAATCGAAGTTGCGTTAACGACCAGTGCGGCCTGCGCGAGCAGGTCCGGGCGCGTCAGGGTGTCGAGACCGCAGGTGGTAATCGTCGCGCGAGCGCGATCTTTGCCGCGCGCCGTGATGTGACGGGCGAAGCGGCGCGCGAGCGCCTGCGCTCGCGCGCGCGTGCGATTGCCGATCGCGATACGTCCGGCGCCGAGCCGGAGGGCGGCCAGCACGGCCGCGGCGGCGGCCCCGCCCGCACCAATGATTACGGCTAGCTTGGCCTCCAGCTCGAGACCGGCCTCGCGCAGGTCGGCTTCGAGCCCACGCGCGTCGGTGTTGTCGCCCGATAATACCCCCTCACGATTCACGACGCAGTTGATCGCTCCGAGGATGCGGGCTTCATCGCTCAGACGAGCCATCATGCGCGCCGCGCGCTGCTTGTGCGGGACGGTGAGATTGACGCCGAGCAGGCCGAGCGCCGGGATTGCGCGAATCGCGTCACGCAAGCGGTCGGGAGTGACGTGAAAGGCGAGATAGGCGCGATCCATCGCGAGTCCGGCGTAGGCCGCATTGTGCATCGCGGGCGAGAGCGAGTGCTCGACCGGATCGCCGAAGATGGCGGTGAAGCGGGAACGTCCGCTCAGCGTGCGTGATTGTTCCATAGGTAACATTGCGCAGCTTATTCTCCCGACGATCGGGGCAAAAGCGGCCCGTAGCATAGGATGCGGCCGGCGACGGCGGAATATTCGGCGACAACCTGCGTCGAAC
This window harbors:
- a CDS encoding carboxylesterase/lipase family protein, which encodes MNRRANTIVQMGFACAVLVSAAIFCALLTSAPANATISNPLIVTTKNGRVRGALVGGVREFLGVPYATAPTGTLRWQPTQPPANWPGILQTLQFGSACPQLAATGVEFGDENCLFLNVYIPPSTGRSRTGLPVMVWIHGGGLVEGSGEDYDPTPLVKQSVIVVTINYRLGLLGFFAQTALDAEGHLAGNYGFLDQQMALKWVRRNISAFGGNPRRVTIFGESAGGQSVYSQLASPLAKGLFRGAIAESGSYGSFTDYFVPIIPLAQGETLGSTVVQSGAAFAAAVGCGDQTAACLRAVPAATLVGVQPSPAMYPFVDGAILTQTPTAAFASGQFNQVPVIVGTNHDEYRLFVALDYDYLGNPLTNANYSAAVTTLWGPLLAPSVLAVYPLPSNPPADAASLALGANGTDGIFSCPARTGDQSLAQFVPTYTYEFSDENAPLGLLPPASFPLGAYHSAEIQYLMTVGGIPATFTPDQQALSAAMISYWTQFAKNGDPNSAAQPLWAPYSSTTDEFQSFVPPTPVVDSIFATDHICTDFWDTF
- the aroE gene encoding shikimate dehydrogenase; the encoded protein is MEQSRTLSGRSRFTAIFGDPVEHSLSPAMHNAAYAGLAMDRAYLAFHVTPDRLRDAIRAIPALGLLGVNLTVPHKQRAARMMARLSDEARILGAINCVVNREGVLSGDNTDARGLEADLREAGLELEAKLAVIIGAGGAAAAAVLAALRLGAGRIAIGNRTRARAQALARRFARHITARGKDRARATITTCGLDTLTRPDLLAQAALVVNATSIGLQGGGFIPLDYAATSDDCLFYDLIYAREPTPFLQSAAARGRRALDGAGMLAEQGELAFELFNGTPPPPGAMRTALLAALGRA